One genomic segment of Amycolatopsis sp. Hca4 includes these proteins:
- a CDS encoding glycerophosphodiester phosphodiesterase: MKRKRVGLLALAGLVLLSVTGFAAGSATAAAVSDTSGGSADAAARGRGHHDPVIIGHRGAPGYRPEHTLASYELAFRMGVDWVDVDLVPTKDGQLVARHEPEIGGTTDVAKHPEFANRKKTVVLDGVSTTGWFTQDFTLAELKTLRAVERIPQNRPHNTLYNGRYQIASYQEVLDLTRRLGRELHRTLGTYPEVKHSTFFQSIGNPTEPKLVAILKRNGLDRPDAPAIIQSFEVSNLIALHKQLRTPLLQLTSASGAPADFVANGDKRTYADLVTPQGLREVAKYAKYLGPDKAQVIPRDKNDNLGTPTALVADAHKAGLKVQPYTFRNENPFLPANLRSSAAPDAFGDVFTEEAAFLNAGVDGFFADQPDTALESLHAFLGR; the protein is encoded by the coding sequence ATGAAGCGCAAACGTGTCGGTCTGCTCGCTCTGGCCGGGTTGGTGTTGCTGAGCGTCACCGGTTTTGCGGCCGGCTCCGCGACCGCCGCGGCGGTGTCCGATACCAGCGGGGGGTCCGCCGATGCCGCCGCGCGGGGGCGGGGCCACCATGACCCCGTGATCATCGGACACCGCGGCGCGCCCGGGTACCGGCCGGAGCACACGCTCGCCTCCTATGAGCTCGCCTTCCGGATGGGCGTCGACTGGGTCGATGTCGATCTCGTGCCCACCAAGGACGGCCAGCTCGTCGCGCGGCACGAACCCGAGATCGGCGGCACCACCGATGTTGCGAAGCACCCCGAGTTCGCCAATCGGAAGAAGACCGTCGTGCTCGATGGGGTCTCCACCACCGGGTGGTTCACGCAGGACTTCACGCTCGCCGAGCTGAAGACGCTGCGTGCGGTCGAACGCATTCCGCAGAACCGGCCGCACAACACGCTGTACAACGGCCGCTACCAGATCGCCTCCTACCAGGAGGTGCTCGACCTGACCCGGCGGCTCGGCCGCGAGCTGCACCGGACGCTCGGCACCTACCCCGAGGTCAAGCACTCGACCTTCTTCCAGTCCATCGGCAACCCGACCGAGCCGAAGCTGGTGGCGATCCTCAAGCGCAACGGCCTCGACCGGCCGGACGCGCCCGCGATCATCCAGTCGTTCGAGGTGTCGAACCTGATCGCGCTGCACAAGCAGCTCCGGACGCCGCTGCTGCAGCTGACCTCGGCCTCCGGTGCCCCGGCGGACTTCGTCGCGAACGGCGACAAGCGGACCTACGCCGACCTCGTCACGCCGCAAGGGCTGCGCGAGGTCGCGAAGTACGCGAAGTACCTCGGGCCGGACAAGGCGCAGGTCATCCCGCGGGACAAGAACGACAACCTCGGCACGCCGACCGCTCTCGTCGCGGACGCGCACAAGGCGGGCCTGAAGGTGCAGCCGTACACCTTCCGGAACGAGAACCCGTTCCTGCCCGCGAACCTGCGGTCGTCGGCCGCCCCGGACGCCTTCGGTGACGTCTTCACCGAGGAGGCCGCGTTCCTCAACGCCGGTGTCGACGGCTTCTTCGCCGACCAGCCGGACACCGCCCTGGAGTCGCTGCACGCGTTCCTGGGCCGTTAA
- a CDS encoding ESX secretion-associated protein EspG, with translation MSLVLSALEFDVLWESFDLPRRHVALDVPSEGTTRAERLELIESAWASLAERRLARNRRPSGELADLLHLLARPQFGIDVWVWAEREIRGRAVSLRGQAVLAVVDHGEVWLIPATEDGLAEAAVSVAGDLGPGIGQTVSLPYDVVKSADAAAKGDAKALVTALEDRKVPLFQAQELSGMLLGQEARGQFGVERTSRDGVVHRAGRVVAFFDTDAGRYLFQVARDGDGREWATVTPADNALLATRIRELAAEA, from the coding sequence GTGTCGCTTGTCCTGTCGGCCCTGGAGTTCGACGTGCTCTGGGAATCGTTCGACCTGCCCCGGCGGCACGTCGCGCTGGACGTGCCGAGCGAAGGAACCACCCGCGCCGAGCGGCTCGAGCTGATCGAGTCGGCGTGGGCGTCGCTGGCCGAGCGGCGCCTGGCCCGCAACCGGCGGCCGTCCGGCGAGCTGGCCGACCTGCTGCACCTGCTGGCGCGCCCGCAGTTCGGCATCGACGTGTGGGTGTGGGCCGAACGCGAGATCCGCGGCCGCGCGGTCAGCCTGCGCGGCCAGGCGGTGCTGGCGGTCGTGGACCACGGCGAGGTCTGGCTGATCCCGGCCACCGAGGACGGCCTAGCCGAGGCGGCGGTCTCGGTGGCCGGCGACCTCGGCCCGGGCATCGGCCAGACGGTCAGCCTGCCCTACGACGTCGTGAAGTCCGCCGACGCGGCGGCGAAGGGCGACGCGAAAGCGCTGGTCACGGCGCTGGAGGATCGCAAGGTGCCGCTGTTCCAGGCCCAGGAGCTCTCCGGCATGCTGCTGGGCCAGGAGGCCCGCGGCCAGTTCGGCGTGGAACGCACCTCGCGCGACGGCGTCGTGCACCGGGCGGGCCGGGTGGTGGCGTTCTTCGACACGGACGCGGGCCGCTACCTGTTCCAGGTGGCCCGCGACGGCGACGGCCGCGAGTGGGCCACCGTCACCCCGGCCGACAACGCGCTGCTGGCCACCCGGATCCGCGAGCTGGCGGCGGAGGCCTGA
- a CDS encoding pyridoxal phosphate-dependent aminotransferase produces MADLGAFAGPALRAGVPPFHVMDVLSAAGARQRSHGDLVSLAAGQPSAPAPEPVREAAQKALRNNTLGYTEQLGIPELREAVAGHYRKRYDVDVQAHDVVLTTGSSGGFLLAFLSAFDPGAKVAMARPGYPAYRNLLSVLGCEVVEFATTAETNFQPTTKLLDELGPIDGVIVASPSNPTGTVLPPGELAAITGWCSSHGVQLISDEIYHGISYGAELDCAWQYGREPIVLGSFSKYFAMTGWRLGWMLAPQRLHRAIDVLTGNFTICPPAVSQYAALAAFTPEAYAEADAHVERYRANRDRLFAGLQRIGLGKLAPADGAFYAYADVSAYTHDSLSWCQRLLADTGLAITPGVDFDPVDGGKYVRFSFAGSAEDIDEGVRRLGDWLARGNPE; encoded by the coding sequence ATGGCCGACCTCGGAGCTTTCGCCGGTCCCGCGCTGCGGGCCGGCGTGCCGCCCTTCCACGTCATGGACGTCCTCTCCGCGGCCGGTGCCCGGCAGCGCAGTCACGGTGATCTCGTGTCGCTCGCGGCCGGGCAGCCGTCCGCTCCGGCGCCGGAACCGGTGCGAGAGGCCGCGCAAAAAGCCCTTCGGAACAACACCCTCGGGTACACCGAGCAGCTCGGCATCCCCGAGCTGCGCGAGGCCGTCGCCGGGCACTACCGGAAGCGGTACGACGTCGACGTCCAAGCGCACGACGTCGTCCTGACCACCGGGTCGTCCGGCGGGTTCCTGCTCGCCTTCCTCAGCGCCTTCGACCCCGGTGCCAAGGTCGCCATGGCGCGGCCCGGCTACCCCGCCTACCGCAACCTGCTCTCCGTCCTCGGCTGCGAGGTCGTCGAGTTCGCCACCACCGCGGAAACCAACTTCCAGCCGACCACAAAGCTGCTCGACGAGCTCGGCCCGATCGACGGCGTGATCGTCGCCAGCCCGAGCAACCCCACCGGCACCGTGCTGCCGCCCGGCGAGCTCGCCGCCATCACCGGCTGGTGCTCCTCCCACGGCGTCCAGCTGATCAGCGACGAGATCTACCACGGCATCTCCTACGGTGCCGAGCTCGACTGCGCGTGGCAGTACGGCCGCGAGCCGATCGTGCTGGGCAGCTTCTCGAAGTACTTCGCGATGACCGGCTGGCGGCTCGGCTGGATGCTCGCCCCGCAGCGGCTGCACCGCGCGATCGACGTCCTGACCGGCAACTTCACCATCTGCCCGCCCGCGGTCTCGCAGTACGCCGCCCTCGCCGCGTTCACGCCCGAGGCGTACGCGGAAGCCGACGCGCACGTCGAGCGGTACCGCGCCAACCGCGATCGCCTCTTCGCCGGCCTGCAGCGGATCGGGCTCGGCAAGCTCGCCCCGGCCGACGGGGCCTTCTACGCGTACGCCGACGTCAGCGCGTACACGCACGACAGCCTGAGCTGGTGCCAGCGGCTGCTCGCCGACACCGGGCTCGCCATCACCCCCGGCGTCGACTTCGACCCGGTCGACGGCGGGAAGTACGTGCGGTTCTCCTTCGCCGGCAGCGCCGAGGACATCGACGAAGGGGTCCGGCGCCTCGGGGACTGGCTGGCCAGGGGGAACCCTGAATAA
- the purD gene encoding phosphoribosylamine--glycine ligase, which yields MRVLVIGSGAREHALVLAASGDPAVTALACAPGNAGTAAVAEQLGVDAADPDAVAGLAKSWQADLVVVGPEVPLVAGVADAVRKAGIACFGPSAAAARIEGSKAFAKDVMAAANVPTARSEVVDNPARLDAALARFGPTWVVKDDGLAAGKGVVVTPDIDVARKHAIMLLDGGHPVLLESFLDGPEASLFCFVDGSTVVPLLPAQDFKRVGDGDAGPNTGGMGAYAPLPWAPENLVDELVERVVQPVADELVDRGAPFSGLLYAGLALTSEGPQVIEFNCRFGDPETQVVLALLRTPIAGLMHATATGKLAEHPPLEWSGGAAVTVVIAADGYPGKPRTGDVITGAELEGVLHAGTRRRDDGAVVSSGGRVLSVVGTGKTLKSARKHAYETVEKVHLAGSHHRTDIALKAANGEVGAPPAKQRA from the coding sequence GTGCGCGTACTGGTAATCGGCTCCGGCGCCCGGGAGCATGCACTCGTCCTCGCGGCGTCCGGCGACCCCGCCGTCACCGCCCTGGCCTGTGCGCCCGGCAATGCCGGGACGGCCGCCGTTGCCGAGCAGCTCGGTGTTGATGCCGCCGATCCCGATGCCGTTGCCGGGCTCGCGAAGAGCTGGCAGGCCGATCTCGTCGTCGTCGGGCCCGAGGTGCCGCTCGTCGCCGGGGTTGCCGATGCCGTTCGCAAGGCCGGCATCGCCTGCTTCGGCCCGTCGGCCGCGGCCGCCCGCATCGAGGGCTCGAAGGCCTTCGCGAAGGACGTCATGGCCGCCGCGAACGTGCCCACCGCGCGCAGCGAGGTCGTCGACAACCCCGCCCGGCTCGATGCCGCGCTCGCCCGGTTCGGCCCCACCTGGGTGGTCAAGGACGACGGGCTGGCCGCCGGCAAGGGCGTCGTCGTCACGCCGGACATCGACGTCGCGCGCAAGCACGCCATCATGCTGCTCGACGGCGGCCACCCGGTCCTCCTGGAGTCCTTTTTGGATGGACCGGAGGCCTCGCTGTTCTGCTTCGTCGACGGCAGCACCGTCGTCCCGCTGCTGCCCGCGCAGGACTTCAAGCGCGTCGGCGACGGCGACGCCGGCCCGAACACCGGCGGCATGGGCGCATACGCCCCGCTGCCGTGGGCCCCGGAAAACCTGGTCGACGAGCTGGTCGAGCGGGTCGTCCAGCCGGTCGCCGACGAGCTGGTCGACCGCGGTGCCCCCTTCTCCGGCCTGCTCTACGCCGGCCTCGCGCTGACCTCGGAAGGCCCGCAGGTCATCGAGTTCAACTGCCGCTTCGGCGACCCGGAGACGCAGGTCGTGCTGGCCCTGCTGCGCACCCCGATCGCCGGGCTGATGCACGCCACCGCCACCGGCAAGCTCGCCGAGCACCCGCCGCTGGAGTGGTCCGGCGGCGCCGCGGTCACCGTCGTGATCGCCGCCGACGGCTACCCGGGCAAGCCGCGCACCGGTGACGTCATCACCGGGGCCGAGCTGGAAGGCGTCCTGCACGCCGGCACCCGCCGCCGCGACGACGGCGCCGTCGTCTCCTCCGGCGGCCGCGTGCTGTCGGTCGTCGGCACCGGCAAGACCCTCAAGTCGGCGCGCAAGCACGCCTACGAGACCGTCGAGAAGGTCCACCTCGCGGGCTCCCACCACCGCACGGACATCGCGCTGAAGGCGGCGAACGGCGAGGTCGGCGCCCCGCCCGCGAAACAGCGCGCCTGA
- a CDS encoding aromatic acid/H+ symport family MFS transporter produces the protein MSTGTRSWVVPLAWTAVLLDGFDLVVLGTVLPVLLRGHVWGLTPATASVVSTVGLAGMMLGGLAIGTVTDVIGRRKSLIISVTLFSLCTLLCAFAPSTFVFGLLRFVAGLGLGGCLPTAITLVTEYARQGKSGSATTTVMTGYHVGAVLTALLGIVLITPLGWRAMFVAGALPALVLVPLMLKYLPESETFQRVRETERSAGHAVAGLFRGGLLRATIAFWVTSFMGLLLVYGLNTWLPEIMRQAGYPLGAALSLLLTLNVGGIVGLLVAGRVADRVGIRPSAIVWFCAGAVFLALLSVKLPAVGLYAAVFLTGCFVFSAQVLVYAYIGRIYPDAIRATGLGWSAGIGRIGAISGPILGGALLTAGIAYPWGFYAFAAVGALGAAAVTVVRPGHRSPAETPSPAVESRPATT, from the coding sequence ATGTCCACTGGCACCCGCTCCTGGGTCGTGCCCCTGGCCTGGACGGCCGTCCTGCTCGACGGGTTCGACCTGGTCGTTCTCGGCACCGTGCTGCCGGTGCTGCTCCGCGGCCACGTCTGGGGCCTGACCCCGGCGACGGCGTCGGTCGTGTCGACCGTCGGGCTCGCCGGGATGATGCTGGGCGGGCTGGCGATCGGCACGGTCACCGACGTCATCGGCCGCCGCAAGTCCCTGATCATCTCGGTGACGCTGTTCTCGCTGTGCACGCTGCTGTGCGCGTTCGCGCCGTCGACGTTCGTCTTCGGGCTGCTGCGGTTCGTCGCCGGCCTGGGCCTCGGCGGCTGCCTGCCGACGGCGATCACGCTGGTCACCGAGTACGCACGGCAGGGGAAGTCGGGCAGCGCGACCACCACGGTGATGACCGGCTACCACGTCGGCGCGGTGCTGACCGCGCTGCTGGGCATCGTGCTGATCACCCCGCTGGGCTGGCGCGCGATGTTCGTCGCCGGTGCGCTGCCCGCGCTGGTGCTGGTCCCGCTGATGCTGAAGTACCTGCCGGAATCCGAGACGTTCCAGCGGGTTCGCGAGACGGAGCGGTCGGCGGGGCACGCGGTGGCCGGCCTGTTCCGCGGCGGCCTGCTGCGCGCGACGATCGCCTTCTGGGTCACCTCGTTCATGGGCCTGCTGCTGGTCTACGGCCTGAACACGTGGCTGCCGGAGATCATGCGCCAGGCCGGGTACCCGCTGGGTGCGGCGCTCAGCCTGCTGCTGACGCTCAACGTCGGGGGCATCGTGGGCCTGCTGGTCGCGGGCCGGGTCGCCGACCGCGTCGGCATCCGCCCGTCGGCGATCGTGTGGTTCTGCGCGGGCGCGGTGTTCCTCGCCCTGCTGAGCGTGAAGCTGCCGGCGGTCGGGCTGTACGCGGCGGTGTTCCTGACCGGCTGTTTCGTGTTCAGCGCCCAGGTGCTGGTGTACGCGTACATCGGCCGCATCTACCCGGACGCGATCCGCGCAACCGGCCTCGGCTGGTCGGCGGGCATCGGCCGCATCGGCGCGATCTCCGGCCCGATCCTCGGCGGCGCGCTCCTGACGGCGGGCATCGCGTACCCGTGGGGCTTCTACGCGTTCGCGGCGGTGGGCGCACTGGGAGCGGCGGCCGTGACGGTGGTCCGCCCCGGCCACCGCAGCCCAGCGGAAACGCCTTCGCCGGCCGTCGAATCCCGGCCCGCGACCACTTGA
- a CDS encoding amino acid permease codes for MDVSDQQTTPDHADEDSARLHQLGYAQELKRTMSAFSNFAVSFTIISILSGCLTLYGFGMKTGGPAAMIWGWPLVGVFVILVGLGMAEVCSSYPTAGGLYYWAAKLAPGRSGPAWSWFTGWFNLIGQIAVTAGIDFGAALFLNAFLDLQWGYAATPGHTILLLAIILVVHGLLNTFGVRIVAILNNVSVWWHLIGVLVIVGVLVFVPAKHQDASFVFGSFVNQTGWGSAFYVFALGLLVAQYTLTGYDASAHMTEETKSAATAGPRGIVMSIVVSLVAGWILLIGLTFAIQDYDGAVGSATGVPPAQIFIDATGAVTGKFLLLICIGAQLFCGMASVTANSRMIYAFARDGAIPGSGFWHRINKRTQTPTNAVWLAAGGALVLALPYLWSATAYAAVTSIAVVGLYVAYVIPVFLRVRRGDSFEPGPWSLGKWGKPVGIIATIWVVLIFFLFMLPQVSPVTVDSFNYTPIAFLVVLGGAALWWVASARKWFTGPKVQGSAEELAAVEQELKELG; via the coding sequence ATGGATGTTTCCGACCAGCAGACCACTCCCGACCACGCCGACGAAGACAGCGCCCGCCTGCACCAGCTCGGGTACGCGCAAGAGCTCAAACGGACGATGTCGGCGTTCTCGAACTTCGCCGTCTCCTTCACGATCATCTCGATCCTCTCCGGCTGCCTCACGCTCTACGGCTTCGGCATGAAGACCGGCGGCCCGGCCGCGATGATCTGGGGCTGGCCGCTGGTCGGGGTGTTCGTCATCCTGGTCGGGCTCGGCATGGCCGAGGTCTGCTCCAGCTACCCGACCGCCGGCGGGCTGTACTACTGGGCCGCCAAGCTCGCGCCCGGGCGGTCCGGGCCCGCGTGGTCGTGGTTCACCGGCTGGTTCAACCTGATCGGGCAGATCGCGGTCACCGCGGGCATCGACTTCGGCGCGGCCCTGTTCCTCAACGCGTTCCTCGACCTGCAGTGGGGTTACGCCGCGACGCCGGGGCACACGATCCTGCTGCTCGCGATCATCCTCGTGGTGCACGGCCTGCTGAACACCTTCGGCGTCCGGATCGTGGCGATCCTCAACAACGTCAGCGTGTGGTGGCACCTGATCGGCGTGCTGGTGATCGTCGGCGTGCTGGTCTTCGTGCCGGCCAAGCACCAGGACGCGTCGTTCGTCTTCGGCAGCTTCGTCAACCAGACCGGCTGGGGCTCGGCGTTCTACGTCTTCGCGCTCGGACTGCTGGTCGCGCAGTACACCTTGACCGGTTACGACGCTTCCGCGCACATGACCGAGGAGACGAAGAGCGCGGCGACGGCCGGGCCGCGCGGCATCGTCATGTCGATCGTCGTCTCGCTCGTCGCGGGCTGGATCCTGCTGATCGGCCTGACGTTCGCGATCCAGGACTACGACGGCGCGGTCGGCTCGGCGACCGGCGTCCCGCCCGCGCAGATCTTCATCGACGCGACCGGCGCGGTGACCGGCAAGTTCCTCCTGCTGATCTGCATCGGCGCCCAGCTGTTCTGCGGCATGGCGTCGGTGACGGCGAACTCGCGGATGATCTACGCCTTCGCCCGCGACGGCGCGATCCCGGGCTCGGGCTTCTGGCACCGGATCAACAAGCGCACGCAGACGCCGACCAACGCGGTGTGGCTCGCCGCGGGCGGCGCGCTGGTGCTGGCCCTGCCGTACCTGTGGAGCGCCACGGCCTACGCCGCGGTGACGTCGATCGCCGTGGTCGGGCTGTACGTGGCGTACGTGATCCCGGTGTTCCTGCGGGTGCGCCGCGGCGACTCGTTCGAGCCCGGCCCGTGGTCGCTCGGCAAGTGGGGCAAGCCGGTCGGCATCATCGCGACGATCTGGGTGGTGCTGATCTTCTTCCTGTTCATGCTGCCGCAGGTCTCGCCGGTGACGGTGGATTCGTTCAACTACACGCCGATCGCCTTCCTCGTGGTACTGGGCGGGGCCGCCCTGTGGTGGGTGGCTTCGGCCCGGAAGTGGTTCACCGGGCCGAAGGTCCAGGGGTCCGCGGAGGAACTGGCCGCGGTGGAGCAGGAACTGAAGGAACTCGGCTGA
- a CDS encoding serine hydrolase has translation MEAPFSGVVLVTRGDETLLAEASGYAHRAHRIENTVDTRFAIASGTKGFTALVVIGLIAEGRLELSTRARDFLGEDLPLIDDRVTVEHLLTHTSGIGDYCDDDNPPEHPPWLVTSADYLAALGGFPQRFPPGERFHYNNGAFVVLGLIAERIAGIPFADLVRTRVTEPAGMTDTEFLRSDALPARTATGYLEDGRTNVFGLPVVGHGDGGIYSTAPDFRKFWAALFDGRIVPRRWVERLQRGERYGLGFWLPRPGVVRLAGGDHGVSFRSTHEPSSGVTATLISNDHRGGGPLLRWLDEFLTKA, from the coding sequence GTGGAAGCGCCCTTTTCCGGTGTCGTGCTGGTCACCCGCGGCGACGAGACGCTGCTCGCCGAGGCGTCCGGGTACGCGCACCGCGCCCACCGCATCGAGAACACGGTCGACACGCGGTTCGCGATCGCCAGCGGTACCAAGGGTTTCACCGCGCTGGTCGTCATCGGCCTGATCGCCGAGGGACGCCTCGAGCTGTCGACGAGAGCGCGGGACTTCCTGGGCGAAGACCTGCCGCTGATCGACGACCGCGTGACGGTCGAGCACCTGCTGACGCACACCTCCGGTATCGGCGACTACTGCGACGACGACAACCCGCCCGAGCACCCGCCGTGGCTTGTCACGTCGGCGGACTACCTCGCCGCGCTCGGCGGGTTCCCGCAGCGGTTCCCGCCCGGGGAACGCTTCCACTACAACAACGGTGCCTTCGTCGTCCTCGGCTTGATCGCCGAACGGATCGCGGGCATACCTTTCGCCGACCTCGTGCGGACCCGCGTCACCGAGCCGGCCGGGATGACCGACACGGAGTTCCTCCGCTCGGACGCCCTGCCCGCCCGGACGGCGACCGGGTACCTCGAAGACGGCCGCACCAACGTGTTCGGCCTGCCGGTGGTCGGCCACGGCGACGGCGGCATCTACAGCACCGCGCCGGACTTCCGGAAGTTCTGGGCCGCCCTGTTCGACGGCCGGATCGTGCCGCGGCGGTGGGTCGAACGGCTGCAGCGCGGGGAGCGCTACGGCCTCGGCTTCTGGCTGCCCCGGCCCGGCGTGGTCCGGCTGGCGGGCGGCGACCACGGCGTCTCGTTCCGGAGCACGCACGAGCCGTCATCGGGCGTCACCGCAACCTTGATCTCGAACGATCACCGAGGTGGCGGGCCCCTGCTGCGATGGCTGGACGAGTTCTTGACGAAGGCTTGA
- a CDS encoding Na+/H+ antiporter, with the protein MEILTLMGVLAGSLALTAVARRYNLSAPLLVVVVALGVALIPGVPRFELEPELVLTVVLPPLLYSTSLESSLTHFKRALRPIVALGVVLVAVTAVVVALLVHLLLPDVPFASALVLGAVVAPPDAVTAVAIGRKLGLPRRVMTVLTGESLVNDAAALTLYKVALAAVAGTAGSAGHGFAVFGVATVLGIGVGLAIGALVVLIRRQLDDPLVESAFGIIVPFAAYVTAEHLHPFSDDFSGSGVLAVVAAGLLLGHRALYASPATRMQDRSVWASIDVLLEALVFALMGLQLPFVLEGAQHAARDNGTLVLVAVAVLAVTMLVRIPAVFVSAYLPQTVRLFGRDREAPSWRTLAVVSWTGMRGVVTLAAAAGVPAGTPGREEIQLFAFTVAIGTVLVQGLTLPLLIRALKVEDPEEASRDEAEELAAREVAKKAAQERLREIGHERLASLDLPQEKVDRLKERLQRLIDTRYRFAKAAITLSGEDRAGSPQTQFAKARRELLITQRKAMIEENRAGRLDDEVLRKVLRELDLEEMSVTAMLTNRMS; encoded by the coding sequence GTGGAAATCCTGACGCTGATGGGCGTGCTCGCGGGCTCGCTGGCGCTGACCGCGGTCGCCCGGCGCTACAACCTGTCCGCGCCGTTGCTGGTCGTGGTCGTCGCGCTCGGCGTCGCGCTGATCCCCGGCGTGCCGCGGTTCGAGCTGGAGCCCGAACTGGTGCTCACCGTCGTGCTGCCGCCGCTGCTCTACTCGACGTCGCTCGAAAGCTCGCTGACGCACTTCAAGCGGGCGCTGCGGCCGATCGTCGCGCTCGGCGTGGTGCTGGTCGCGGTGACCGCGGTGGTCGTCGCCCTGCTCGTGCACCTCTTGCTGCCGGACGTGCCGTTCGCGTCGGCGCTGGTCCTCGGCGCGGTCGTGGCGCCACCGGACGCGGTGACGGCGGTGGCGATCGGCCGCAAGCTCGGCCTGCCCCGGCGGGTGATGACCGTGCTGACCGGGGAAAGCCTGGTCAACGACGCCGCGGCGCTGACGCTGTACAAGGTCGCGCTGGCCGCCGTGGCGGGCACCGCGGGCTCGGCAGGCCACGGCTTCGCGGTGTTCGGCGTCGCGACCGTGCTCGGCATCGGCGTCGGCCTGGCCATCGGCGCGCTCGTGGTGCTGATCCGGCGGCAGCTCGACGACCCGCTGGTGGAGTCGGCGTTCGGGATCATCGTGCCGTTCGCCGCGTACGTCACCGCCGAGCACCTGCACCCCTTCAGCGACGACTTCAGCGGCTCCGGCGTGCTCGCCGTCGTCGCGGCGGGCCTGCTGCTGGGCCACCGCGCGCTGTACGCGTCCCCGGCGACCCGCATGCAGGACAGATCGGTGTGGGCGTCGATCGACGTCCTGCTGGAGGCGCTGGTGTTCGCGCTGATGGGGCTGCAGCTGCCGTTCGTGCTCGAAGGGGCGCAGCACGCGGCCCGCGACAACGGCACGCTGGTCCTGGTCGCCGTGGCCGTGCTGGCGGTGACGATGCTGGTCCGGATCCCGGCGGTGTTCGTCTCCGCCTACCTGCCGCAGACGGTCCGGCTGTTCGGCCGCGACCGCGAAGCACCGTCGTGGCGGACGCTGGCGGTGGTGTCGTGGACCGGCATGCGCGGCGTGGTGACCCTCGCCGCCGCGGCCGGCGTCCCGGCGGGCACGCCGGGCCGCGAGGAGATCCAGCTCTTCGCCTTCACCGTGGCCATCGGCACGGTCCTCGTCCAGGGGCTGACGCTGCCCCTGCTGATCCGGGCGCTCAAGGTGGAAGACCCCGAGGAAGCCTCGCGGGACGAAGCGGAAGAACTCGCCGCGCGCGAAGTCGCGAAGAAGGCGGCGCAGGAACGGCTGCGCGAGATCGGCCACGAGCGGCTGGCTTCGCTGGACCTGCCGCAGGAGAAGGTGGACCGGCTCAAGGAGCGGCTCCAGCGGCTGATCGACACGCGTTACCGCTTCGCCAAGGCCGCGATCACGCTGTCCGGTGAAGACCGCGCCGGCAGCCCGCAGACCCAGTTCGCGAAGGCCCGCCGGGAACTGCTGATCACCCAGCGCAAGGCGATGATCGAGGAGAACCGCGCGGGCCGGCTCGACGACGAGGTGCTGCGGAAGGTGCTGCGCGAGCTGGACCTGGAGGAGATGTCGGTGACCGCGATGCTCACGAACCGGATGAGCTGA
- a CDS encoding DUF3558 domain-containing protein: MRNRIAGGVLATAALAGCSAGTEGTPYPVETAATAASQSAKAAQLPQRPADLPLQGVALCEIFPQVQLDALKINSVPRSTAGQDGPTCVFDADGAEPMHSYHVRAVPADLDQWITGARKKNSMTTEPKTIGGYPALTNYRADGDPADCETLVGVAKGQTLAVQTFAITRGKLTQPQLCDMSAHAADLALQTLKARN, encoded by the coding sequence GTGCGTAACCGGATCGCCGGAGGCGTACTCGCGACAGCGGCGCTCGCCGGCTGCTCCGCGGGCACCGAAGGCACGCCGTACCCGGTCGAGACGGCCGCCACGGCCGCGTCGCAGAGCGCCAAGGCCGCCCAGCTGCCGCAGCGGCCGGCCGACCTTCCGCTGCAGGGCGTCGCCCTGTGCGAGATCTTCCCCCAGGTGCAGCTCGACGCGCTGAAGATCAACAGCGTGCCGCGCTCCACCGCCGGCCAGGACGGTCCGACCTGCGTGTTCGACGCCGACGGCGCCGAGCCGATGCACTCCTACCACGTGCGGGCGGTCCCGGCGGACCTCGACCAGTGGATCACCGGCGCCCGCAAGAAGAACAGCATGACCACCGAGCCGAAGACCATCGGTGGCTACCCGGCGCTGACGAACTACCGCGCGGACGGCGACCCGGCCGACTGCGAGACGCTCGTCGGCGTCGCGAAGGGCCAGACGCTGGCCGTCCAGACCTTCGCCATCACCCGCGGCAAGCTCACCCAGCCGCAGCTGTGCGACATGTCGGCGCACGCCGCCGACCTGGCGTTGCAGACCCTGAAAGCACGCAACTAG